One window of Vitis riparia cultivar Riparia Gloire de Montpellier isolate 1030 chromosome 5, EGFV_Vit.rip_1.0, whole genome shotgun sequence genomic DNA carries:
- the LOC117915000 gene encoding cell division cycle 20.2, cofactor of APC complex-like — protein sequence MADPLSVLLLGRLSRGSLNSCPQQVQFLQSWENLDRFIPNRSAMDFDFAHYMLTERGKGKENQSVVMSQSKEAYLKLLAETFNMNRSRILAFKNKPHTPVKLIPDEFYSSVHQSKPSKPLRHIPQTPERALDAPDIIDDFCLNLMDWGSSNVLALALQNTVYLWDASNGSASELVTVDDENGPVTSVSWAADGQYIAIGLNNSDVQLWDSTANRLLRTLRGGHQSRVGSLDWKNHILTTGGMDGQIINNDVRVHSHIVATFRGHRQEVCGLKWSTSGQQLASGGNDNLLYIWDRSMASMHSRSQWLHRLEDHTAAVKALAWCPFQRNLLASGGGGSDCCIKFWNTHTGACLNSVDTGSQVCALLWNKNERELLSSHGFMQNQLTLWMYPSMVKIAELTGHTSRVLFMAQSPDGRTVATAAGDETLKFWNAFGMPEVKKVAPKAEHPGPFPHIRRIR from the exons ATGGCTGACCCCCTTTCGGTCCTCCTCCTTGGACGGCTCTCCAGAG GGTCTTTGAATTCTTGCCCTCAACAGGTGCAGTTTCTTCAGAGCtgggaaaat TTGGACAGATTCATTCCAAACAGATCAGCAATGGACTTTGACTTTGCCCATTACATGTTGACTGAAAGGGGGAAAGGCAAAGAGAACCAAAGTGTTGTCATGTCTCAATCCAAAGAGGCCTACTTGAAACTACTGGCTGAGACATTCAACATGAATCGCTCTCGCATCCTCGCCTTTAAGAATAAACCACATACTCCAGTAAAATTGATACCGGATGAATTCTATTCTTCTGTTCATCAATCCAAGCCCTCAAAGCCTCTGCGGCATATTCCTCAG ACTCCTGAGAGGGCATTGGATGCTCCTGATATTATAGATGATTTTTGCTTGAACTTAATGGATTGGGGTAGCAGCAATGTTCTTGCACTTGCTCTTCAAAACACGGTATATTTGTGGGATGCTTCAAATGGTTCTGCCTCAGAGCTTGTCACTGTTGATGATGAGAATGGCCCTGTTACAAGTGTGAGTTGGGCTGCTGATGGACAATATATTGCCATTGGCTTGAACAATTCTGATGTTCAGCTATGGGATTCTACAGCTAATCGACTG CTGAGGACTCTGAGAGGTGGCCACCAATCACGAGTTGGTTCTCTAGATTGGAAAAACCACATCCTTACAACTGGGGGAATGGATGGTCAGATCATTAACAATGATGTAAGAGTGCACTCGCACATTGTGGCAACTTTTAGAGGACACCGGCAAGAGGTTTGTGGACTGAAATGGTCTACCTCTGGCCAACAGTTAGCGAGTGGAGGAAATGACAATTTACTCTACATATGGGATAGGTCAATGGCCTCTATGCATTCACGTTCTCAGTGGCTTCACAGGCTTGAGGATCACACTGCTGCAGTAAAAGCACTTGCTTGGTGCCCTTTTCAGCGCAATTTGCTGGCATCTGGAGGAGGTGGGAGTGATTGTTGCATAAAGTTTTGGAACACCCACACTGGCGCATGCTTGAACTCAGTGGACACTGGCTCACAAGTCTGTGCTCTGCTGTGGAACAAGAACGAGCGTGAGTTGCTTAGCTCCCACGGCTTTATGCAGAATCAACTCACCCTCTGGATGTATCCATCAATGGTGAAGATTGCTGAGCTTACTGGTCATACATCCAGAGTTCTTTTCATGGCTCAG AGTCCAGATGGACGTACAGTGGCAACTGCTGCAGGAGATGAGACTCTCAAGTTCTGGAATGCTTTTGGCATGCCAGAAGTGAAAAAAGTTGCACCAAAAGCAGAGCATCCTGGGCCATTTCCTCATATAAGGCGAATCCGTTAG
- the LOC117915206 gene encoding uncharacterized protein LOC117915206 yields the protein MDYLYKNVEALDEQFLQSKECKTMLLNPRSAHDIHCKNLVLKIDDTEPTKIYMCSKLFCPIKTPNKKAYCLSSMVENSECSCGQAMDKEVFLEYQEGIIDGNGVFMKGTSRMFMITDDLHITPVSMSDSLAMFQKLRLESGNGIEVRTVIVDEEEVLHLLKRSLLSKTPMTDTFLSNEENTENAAPFEPLSRPNHLENRFRKMKVKLLINKSSRRVLCLEAKEDFMNLVLSFLTLPLGSIIRLLRGHSSLGSVDNLYKSVGSLKMEDFFNSTKSKDLLLNPKLPLHFSLNEQLPLKEGDPITPESRRCADCFGKNMVCLYPWGEKLCFMNPKLSGQEAREGGFIKKETLLLINDDLTIQPLSPINGILDLDKLKVLVSNSEEHEVEVGEEEALTLLKASLISRSVLNHVFKPNDLGQMLG from the exons ATGGATTACTTATATAAGAACGTTGAGGCTCTTGATGAACAATTTCTACAATCAAAAGAATGCAAGACCATGTTGCTCAATCCCAGAAGTGCTCACGACATTCATTGTAAGAACTTGGTTCTGAAGATTGATGATACAGAGCCTACTAAAATCTACATGTGCTCAAAACTGTTCTGCCCTATTAAAACTCCCAATAAGAAAGCTTACTGTTTGTCTAGTATGGTTGAGAATTCTGAATGTAGTTGTGGACAAGCAATGGATAAGGAAGTATTTCTAGAATACCAAGAGGGGATCATAGATGGAAATGGGGTATTCATGAAAGGAACATCAAGAATGTTTATGATCACAGATGATTTGCATATCACACCCGTTTCCATGTCAGATAGCCTTGCAATGTTTCAGAAACTCAGATTGGAAAGCGGCAATGGCATTGAAGTAAGGACTGTAATAGTCGATGAAGAAGAG GTTTTGCATCTACTCAAGCGTTCATTACTATCCAAGACTCCTATGACAGATACATTCTTATCGAATGAAGAGAATACAGAAAATGCAGCACCTTTTGAACCACTAAGCAGGCCCAATCACCTTGAAAATAGGTTTAGGAAGATGAAGGTAAAGCTCCTTATCAACAAATCCAGCAGGAGGGTTTTATGCCTAGAAGCTAAAGAAGACTTTATGAACCTGGTGCTTAGCTTTCTTACATTGCCTCTTGGTTCTATAATAAGACTGTTAAGGGGACATTCTTCCCTGGGGAGTGTAGACAACTTGTATAAAAGTGTGGGAAGCTTGAAGATGGAGGATTTTTTCAATTCTACCAAAAGTAAGGATTTGCTTCTTAATCCTAAACTTCCACTGCATTTCAGTTTGAATGAACAGCTACCACTCAAAGAGGGGGACCCAATAACCCCTGAAAGTCGTAGATGTGCTGATTGCTTCGGGAAAAATATGGTTTGCTTATATCCATGGggtgaaaagctttgctttatGAACCCTAAACTTTCTGGTCAGGAAGCACGTGAAGGAGGATTCATTAAGAAGGAAACATTACTACTGATTAATGATGACCTAACAATTCAACCTTTATCTCCTATCAATGGCATCCTTGACCTTGACAAACTTAAAGTCCTTGTAAGCAACTCAGAGGAGCATGAGGTTGAAGTAGGGGAAGAGGAG GCTTTAACTCTTCTCAAGGCTTCTTTAATCTCCAGGAGTGTTCTGAATCATGTGTTCAAACCAAATGATCTGGGACAAATGCTTGGCTAG